A genomic stretch from Peromyscus eremicus chromosome 6, PerEre_H2_v1, whole genome shotgun sequence includes:
- the LOC131912336 gene encoding RNA exonuclease 1 homolog — MSRKATARSCFAPVHPEARIVVVLPVGDLLPSCYQCPRKCFEHPHFVVVLEPSPRPGPGVHPGWPLAPWELLQWRPQQDRRKLLCPPTSSTSSRSSSASARGKRRLIHMANSTTAAKRTFSNNRAAAQPMYFTYVVTPQQAAYSYSLFGVKKLTLTKERKDRIPAAMRQHYLGLFTEECLKFSSSHLEAIEKAQSEEKVVYDRSPGKDKYLNVALHTLKKLRGLVPSAVPGLSKATLYSRLRSYMLSEEDLKKHGFPFAHPEKPGSAVLFKQEQRRSPTHTTCCRCSTEYRVSSSGRCLSSEPCVFHWGRRAFVRVPGGFESRYSCCQAFVGATGCTVAKQHVQDGRKNNLHGFAKTFPKKDWEAHAGIYALDCEMCYTTHGLELARVTVVDTDLRVIYDTFVKPDNEIVDYNTIYSGVTEADLANTNVRLRDVQAVLLSLFSTETILIGHSLESDLLALKLIHGTVVDTSVLFPHYRGLPYKRALRSIAYQYLNLTIQNHSSGHCSIEDASACMQLVTWKMKEDSKFFSPPQQQATCPKCALQQKLVCISRYTQTPEVPEMLDKLHPEERGTDLPHTPQLET, encoded by the coding sequence ATGAGCCGGAAAGCTACAGCACGCAGCTGCTTTGCACCGGTGCACCCCGAAGCCAGGATAGTGGTGGTCCTTCCAGTTGGGGACCTCCTGCCGTCTTGCTACCAGTGCCCCAGAAAGTGCTTCGAGCACCCGCATTTCGTTGTGGTCCTGGAGCCTTCACCGAGGCCTGGCCCTGGGGTGCACCCCGGCTGGCCTTTGGCTCCTTGGGAGCTTCTGCAGTGGCGACCCCAGCAGGATAGGAGGAAGCTGCTGTGCCCTCCGACGTCGTCGACGTCGTCACGGTCTTCCTCAGCGTCAGcgagagggaagaggagactcATCCACATGGCCAACAGCACCACAGCCGCCAAGAGGACTTTTAGCAACAACAGAGCGGCAGCCCAGCCGATGTACTTCACCTACGTCGTCACCCCGCAGCAAGCCGCCTACAGCTATTCCTTATTTGGAGTGAAGAAGCTCACCCTCACCAAGGAGCGAAAGGACAGGATCCCGGCTGCCATGCGTCAGCACTACTTGGGCCTGTTCACCGAAGAATGCCTCAAGTTCTCCTCTTCGCACCTGGAGGCCATCGAGAAGGCACAGTCCGAGGAGAAGGTGGTCTATGACCGAAGTCCCGGCAAGGACAAGTACCTGAATGTCGCCCTGCACACCCTGAAAAAACTCAGGGGCCTGGTTCCCAGTGCCGTGCCGGGTCTCAGCAAGGCCACCCTGTACAGCCGCCTGAGGAGCTATATGCTCTCGGAGGAGGATCTCAAGAAGCACGGCTTCCCGTTCGCACACCCCGAGAAGCCCGGGTCAGCAGTGCTCTTCAAGCAAGAGCAGCGTCGGAGTCCGACACACACGACCTGCTGCCGCTGTAGCACTGAGTATCGTGTGTCGTCCTCTGGCCGCTGCCTCAGTTCGGAGCCCTGCGTGTTCCACTGGGGGCGCAGAGCCTTCGTCCGGGTGCCCGGGGGCTTCGAGTCGCGGTACTCGTGCTGCCAGGCGTTCGTGGGAGCCACAGGCTGCACGGTGGCCAAGCAACACGTGCAGGACGGCAGGAAGAACAACTTGCATGGCTTTGCCAAGACCTTCCCGAAGAAGGACTGGGAGGCGCACGCGGGAATCTACGCCCTGGACTGTGAGATGTGCTACACCACGCATGGCCTGGAGCTCGCCCGCGTCACAGTGGTGGACACGGACTTGCGAGTGATTTACGACACCTTCGTCAAACCGGACAACGAGATTGTGGATTACAACACCATATATTCTGGAGTGACCGAGGCGGACCTGGCAAACACCAACGTTAGGCTGCGGGATGTCCAGGCCGTGCTCCTGAGCCTGTTCAGCACTGAAACCATCCTCATCGGCCACAGCCTGGAGAGTGACCTGCTGGCTTTGAAGTTAATCCATGGCACGGTGGTGGACACATCCGTGCTCTTTCCTCACTACCGGGGTCTTCCCTACAAGCGCGCCTTGCGAAGCATCGCCTACCAGTACCTTAACCTGACAATCCAGAACCACAGCAGTGGACACTGCTCTATCGAGGATGCCAGTGCCTGCATGCAGCTGGTGACCTGGAAGATGAAAGAAGACTCCAAGTTCTTCAGCCCTCCTCAGCAACAGGCCACTTGCCCGAAGTGTGCGCTGCAGCAGAAGCTGGTCTGCATCAGCCGATACACCCAGACGCCAGAGGTGCCCGAGATGCTAGACAAGCTGCACCCAGAGGAACGAGGCACAGACCTACCGCACACTCCCCAGCTAGAGACTTGA